The Primulina eburnea isolate SZY01 chromosome 8, ASM2296580v1, whole genome shotgun sequence genome contains a region encoding:
- the LOC140839808 gene encoding uncharacterized protein — MPPMLVMRAALLRTFRGIFRGVLTQRKQEARKEISVPLKFHALKTFGQTVFRGYLSRMLSKYFSPLTKREIRMQGPFLVSTEPSKTRNKKFTTTYREPTKDLLAITNVVKLLFGLVFLLRLLKPKMLLKDQASLQKQ, encoded by the exons ATGCCACCAATGTTGGTGATGAGGGCGGCTTTGCTCCGAACATTCAG GGGTATTTTTCGTGGAGTTTTAACTCAGCGGAAACAAGAAGCGAGAAAGGAAATTTCCGTGCCCCTCAAGTTCCACG CTCTTAAAACCTTTGGACAAACTGTCTTCAGAGGTTACCTTAG TCGCATGCTATCTAAGTATTTCAGCCCTCTAACAAAGAGAGAGATCCGTATGCAAGGACCATTTTTGGTCTCAACCGAGCCTTCAAAAACTAGGAACAAGAAGTTCACGACGACATATCGTGAACCGACCAAAGATTTGCTCGCCATCACGAATGTTGTAAAGTTGCTGTTTGGTCTGGTTTTTCTTTTAAGGCTGTTGAAGCCCAAGATGCTATTGAAGGATCAAGCATCTCTACAGAAGCAATAA